cacATTTCAGCTCCGAGGAATTTTTCCTTTTATCATCTCCGTTCTCCCATCTTCTTCGCCGGAGGTTCGATTTACTTTCTCTCTTAGGAACAAACACACTCTGCTTGTATCCCAGTTTGATTCTTAGATCTGGTTTATATCACTCATCAAAGTTGACTCTGTCGGATCTTGatctgtttttgtttcatttgatGGAGCAATGAGAGTTCAATTTCAAAATGATTTGACAAGTGGATAAGCTAATCTCGCGCGATCCAACAGTAGTTACATTAGGTTCGAGTCAACTGATGTTCTGTGTAATAAtcttgttttatgatttcagaTCTTGGTCTAGCCAGACTGTAAGCGAGATGGAATCACTTGGACTAAGAGCTGTAGGTTCGCACTGTTCTCTATCGGAGATGGACGATCTTGATCTGAATCGAGCATTAGACCGACCGAGGTTGAAGATCGAACGGAAGAGATCTTTCGACGAGAGGTCAATGAGTGAACTATCTAGGCACGATTCTCCAAGAGGCAGGTCGGTTCTGGACACGCCTCTCTCTTCTGCTAGAAACTCCTTTGAGCCTCATCCTATGATGGCTGAGGCTTGGGAGGCTCTACGGAGGTCTATGGTCTTCTTCCGTGGCCTTCCTGTTGGTACTCTCGCTGCCGTCGATAATACTACCGACGAGGTCTTAAACTACGACCAGGTACCAAACAAATATTATCTATCAGTGGGTTGGCTCGTAgctctatatattaatttgaatgCTGTCTTCTGTTCCTGTAGGTGTTTGTGCGTGATTTTGTACCCAGTGCGCTGGCGTTTCTGATGAATGGTGAATCGGACATAGTGAAACACTTTTTGCTCAAGACCCTTCAGCTTCAAGATTCCGAGAAGCGTGTTGACCGTTTCAAGCTTGGAAAAGGTGTGATGCCTGCGAGCTTCAAGGTGAGTCACGATCCCATCCGAGAGACGGACCACCTCGTTGCAGATTTTGGTGAAACCGCCATTGGACGAGTGGCCCCTGTAGATTCAGGCTTCTGGTGGATCATCCTTCTCCGTGCTTACACCAAGTCTACCGGAGATTTGACTCTCTCGGAGACACCAGAGTGTCAAAAGGGAATGAAACTCATCCTCTCTTTGTGCTTGGCTGAAGGGTTCGATACCTTCCCCACGCTGCTTTGTGCTGATGGATGTTCCATGATTGATCGTAGAATGGTAAGTTATTAAGGTCATCCTCTTGGCTGTAAACTAGTTATTGTTTCTTGAATTGATTGGTTGTTTGCTCTTGAATGTGAAGGGTGTTTATGGGTATCCAATTGAGATCCAAGCGTTGTTCTATATGGCTCTGAGATGTGCCTTGTCAATGCTAAAGCCTGATGGAGATGGCAGAGAGTGCATTGAGAAGATCACTAAGCGACTTCACGCCTTGAGCTTCCATATGCGTAACTACTTCTGGCTTGATTACCAGCAGCTCAATGACATTTACAggtattaattaattatactgTTTTTGGGTGAGATGATAATTCTAAACTTGAAACTGATACATCTTTTATCTGAAGGTACAAGACTGAGGAATACTCACACACGGCGGTGAACAAGTTCAATGTGATGCCAGACTCAATACCAGATTGGGTTTTTGACTTCATGCCTCTCCGGGGAGGCTACTTTGTGGGTAATGTAGGACCTGCCCATATGGACTTCCGGTGGTTTGCACTCGGCAATTGCGTCTCCATAATGTCTTCGTTGGCCACTCCTGATCAGTCCATGGCCATTATGGACCTTCTTGAGCACAGGTGGGATGAGCTTGTAGGCGAGATGCCCCTCAAGATTTGTTATCCTTGCCTCGAGGGCCACGAGTGGCGCATCGTCACTGGCTGTGACCCCAAGAACACACGGTGGAGTTACCACAACGGTGGTTCTTGGCCAGGTCTGTTTTCTTCCCCTTAAGCCTGATTTCATAACTGAGATAGATTGAATTGTGTCAACCACGTATCAAAGAATTGATTTGATTCTGACCATGCCGTTTTCTGTTGTTTCTGCTCCAATGTACAGTTCTGTTGTGGCAGCTAACTGCAGCGTGCATTAAGACAGGAAGACCGCAGATCGCGAGACGTGCGGTTGACCTGATAGAATCGCGTCTTCACAGAGACTGTTGGCCAGAGTATTACGACGGTAAGCTTGGACGGTACGTGGGGAAACAGGCTAGGAAATATCAGACATGGTCGATAGCAGGTTACTTAGTGGCTAAAATGTTGCTGGAAGATCCTTCACACATCGGTATGATCTCTCTCGAAGAAGACAAACTTATGAAGCCAGTTATCAAGCGATCTGCGTCTTGGCCGCAACTTTGAAAAACCGATCTCGTTTCTGGTCTGCTCAGTACTTGTCACGttataatttttcttgtttttgttttgttttgcttgGCTGTTTGTATGATAATGATGATATTCAAAACTTCTCCGGAAGATGGGGTCACAGACTTTATTGATTGCTTCTTTCTTGCCTTGCAagtaagaagaaaagaaatggaaaaaGCTCGTTTGCCGTTTTTTATTTCAACATTACACCTTTTTCTTTGTTGCCGTTTCAATCGATagtttgtcttcttttttttctaataaatgttaaattttattcgtccaaaaaaaactgttttacaTTTGAGATAGAATGTTTAAAGAAAAGATTAATCTTCTATATCATATTATCTTGTGCCAAACCAAATTCTAACTTTCCTCCAATTTTGTGATCTCCTTGTCGTCTTATAATTTGAGAGTCAAACGAACATTTTGACATCTCGGTTGATATCCGACCAGTCTGTCCACTGCAGCTTTATCTAGCAATTTAGAGAGGACATTCATACAAATGACAAACAGAGAAAGTGATAACGTGCAACCTTGTCTCCAACCTTGTCTCAGCCCTCTTCTACTGTTGAAGTAACCAACTAATTTTCCATTTACTTGGACTTATAATGATGCTGTAGATACACATAGATGAATCCAGTGTATATACTTTGCAGGAAATCCCAAAGCTTCCAATGTTGTTAATAGAAATGACCATTGTACTGAATCGAAGACCTTGGAGATATCAATCTTCACGGCACATCTAGGAGAAATCTCTGTCTTGTGGTAATCTTTTACAAGTTCAGTTGCTAAAAGAAGGTTCTCCATCAACAACCTATCTTTTACAAATGTGGATTGATTTAAAGAGTTAAACTTTGGCATAATACCCTTCAGACAATTTGCTACCAACTTTTGATATCACCTTATACAGGACATTGCAACACGAGATTGGTCTATAATATTTCATCTCCGTAGCTCTTTCCTTTTTTGGTATCAAGGCAAGAATAGCTGAGTTGATACCTTTTGGAAGGAAGCCTTTCAGAAAGAAAGATTGTATCGCCTTAACAACATCATTTCCTACTATCGACCTAGCAAACTTGAAATGTTTTGTAGTGTATCCATCTCGACCAGGTGATTTGTTGGATGGCATATTAAATACTACTGCTCTTATCTCCTCTTCTGAAACCCCACTTATCAACATCCTTTGATCTTCCTCAGTGAATCTAAACTGGAGTAGATTCTGAAGAATCTCAACTGCTGGTGTTTCATACTCATGTGATATATAGGCAGGGGCGGACCCACGTTGAAGTTGGTGGGATCAGCTGACACCACAAAAAAAATTCCTTATTAATAgcatgaataaaataaattgaaccCACAAACTTTTGATTCTCTGAACCCACAAAACAATGTTTGGACCCACAGGCGAAAGCCCAACATATTTGGCGATGGATCTAacaattagaaaaataaattttaaaaaattttgtttcctaaacccttttaacatatttaacctatttttttctctgtttctagaatagattttttattgtcttttcaacttccttctcttctcttctccaaatCCATAGTGCATTCTATGTAAACTCAGATTTTACAATTAAGCTTTTATATTATTGTCTTTTACTAACGTTAATCAATtactaggtgataacccgcgcTCTGCGTGGGGTGagtagatttaaaaatattatctttcaaTTTGTAGACATAATAAAGGTTAAAGTCatagtaagaaaaatatatgtaagaaaGTACGGGTTATAGCTAAGAATTTTAGTatgtcaatataaatttatatgtgatcgactttaaaattaaattgtatatttgtttgcataaaggtaaattataaatataagattaaatgaaacataagcaatagtttaataaaatataaaaggaacaatgtatcagaaaaca
This region of Brassica napus cultivar Da-Ae chromosome C5, Da-Ae, whole genome shotgun sequence genomic DNA includes:
- the LOC106451833 gene encoding alkaline/neutral invertase CINV1-like; translation: MESLGLRAVGSHCSLSEMDDLDLNRALDRPRLKIERKRSFDERSMSELSRHDSPRGRSVLDTPLSSARNSFEPHPMMAEAWEALRRSMVFFRGLPVGTLAAVDNTTDEVLNYDQVFVRDFVPSALAFLMNGESDIVKHFLLKTLQLQDSEKRVDRFKLGKGVMPASFKVSHDPIRETDHLVADFGETAIGRVAPVDSGFWWIILLRAYTKSTGDLTLSETPECQKGMKLILSLCLAEGFDTFPTLLCADGCSMIDRRMGVYGYPIEIQALFYMALRCALSMLKPDGDGRECIEKITKRLHALSFHMRNYFWLDYQQLNDIYRYKTEEYSHTAVNKFNVMPDSIPDWVFDFMPLRGGYFVGNVGPAHMDFRWFALGNCVSIMSSLATPDQSMAIMDLLEHRWDELVGEMPLKICYPCLEGHEWRIVTGCDPKNTRWSYHNGGSWPVLLWQLTAACIKTGRPQIARRAVDLIESRLHRDCWPEYYDGKLGRYVGKQARKYQTWSIAGYLVAKMLLEDPSHIGMISLEEDKLMKPVIKRSASWPQL